Proteins encoded in a region of the Antedon mediterranea chromosome 2, ecAntMedi1.1, whole genome shotgun sequence genome:
- the LOC140040168 gene encoding solute carrier family 35 member F5-like codes for MSLTSGLTRSRRLTLGVFVLLLVDVIWVLSAELTGYTFKEFNKPFFTTYVKTSMFMLYMLGFLFWKPWQRQCMECIQRANKPHHLIVSGDHSSSEEDLPEDHTLSDPLYVPVKFDDSDKVSSRSDSFSDSADPSKHVRFSNIMEVRQLSEKEAHEAVLARLSYTASLRAQQEEEARLNSKLTVPQVAKVSLMFCLVWFLGNLSYQEAIDDTQVAVVQVFSSTSGLFTLILAAIFPSSSGDRFTISKLFAVLLSLGGITLISLSGNGATHEHFKLGSLWALCGAVLYAIYMVMLKKKVDNEDRIDIPMFFGFVGLFNFLIIWPGFFLMSNLHLELFELPSRKVWCYILVNGLIGTVLSEFLWLWGCFLTSSLIATLSLSLTIPLSVIADIILNDVEFSWMFFAGAGPVFLSFIAVSILNHYNDWDPIMVGICKLFSGIKTLGSAIFKKRSEIRTPEDREQKESLISIHNVENDGESKQGS; via the exons ATGAGTTTAACCAGCGGACTGACACGTTCCAGGCGGTTGACACTAGGGGTGTTTGTCCTTCTGCTGGTGGATGTTATTTGGGTGTTATCAGCAGAACTCACAGGC TATACCTTTAAAGAATTCAACAAGCCATTTTTCACCACGTATGTCAAGACCTCAATGTTTATGCTGTATATGTTGGGTTTTTTATTCTGGAAACCTTGGCAGAGACAATGTATGGAGTGCATACAAAGAGCAAACAAACCTCATCATTTG ATTGTAAGTGGTGATCATTCATCAAGTGAAGAAGATTTACCTGAAGAtcatacattg agtgATCCTCTTTATGTGCCTGTAAAATTTGATGATAGTGACAAAGTTAGTAGCAGAAGTGACAGTTTTAGTGACTCTGCTGACCCTT CAAAACATGTGAGATTTAGTAATATAATGGAGGTTCGACAGTTATCAG AAAAAGAGGCACATGAAGCAGTGTTGGCACGGTTGTCATACACCGCTAGCTTACGTGCTCAGCAAGAAGAAGAAGCCAGACTTAATAGTAAATTAACTGTACCACAAGTTGCCAAAGTCAGTCTTATGTTTTGTTTAGTG tggTTTCTGGGTAATTTATCGTACCAAGAGGCCATTGATGATACGCAGGTGGCTGTTGTACAGGTGTTTTCATCAACCTCAG GTTTATTCACTTTGATTTTAGCTGCTATTTTCCCCAGTTCAAGTGGTGATAGGtttacaatatcaaaattatttgcAGTTTTATTAAG ccTTGGTGGGATTACTTTAATCAGCCTGTCAGGGAATGGGGCAACTCATGAACACTTCAAACTAGGCTCACTATGGGCACTGTGTGGTGCAGTCTTGTATGCTATCTACATGGTAATGCTAAAGAAAAAAGTTGATAATGAAGATAGAATCGATATCCCTATGTTTTTTG GATTTGTTGGTCTTTTTAATTTTCTGATAATTTGGCctggattttttctaatgagtAATCTTCACCTTGAGTTGTTTGAGCTACCTTCTAGAAAAGTGTGGTGTTATATACTTGTCAACGGTTTAATTGGTACCGTCTTGTCAGAATTCCTGTGGTTGTG GGGCTGCTTCCTGACGTCTTCTCTCATCGCTACGCTCTCGTTGAGTTTAACAATTCCGTTATCTGTAATTGCTGATATTATTCTCAATGAT GTTGAGTTTAGTTGGATGTTCTTTGCTGGTGCTGGCCCTGTCTTCCTCTCATTCATAGCTGTTAGCATTTTAAATCATTACAATGACTGGGATCCAATAATGGTTGGCATCTGTAAATTGTTTTCTGGTATAAAAACCCTAGGTAGTGCAATATTTAAAAAGCGATCTGAGATAAG GACACCTGAAGACAGGGAGCAAAAGGAGAGTTTAATATCCATCCACAACGTTGAAAATGATGGTGAATCCAAGCAAGGGTCATAG